A stretch of Lathyrus oleraceus cultivar Zhongwan6 chromosome 6, CAAS_Psat_ZW6_1.0, whole genome shotgun sequence DNA encodes these proteins:
- the LOC127098106 gene encoding uncharacterized protein LOC127098106, translated as MTSPPSSSHSKLTMKLLVDTKNNKVLFAEASKTAVDFLLNILYLPLATVATLLKGNGMLPGIGNVYRSLQNLPEKYMLPQHSEKRLLNPNVKLFSPEMSVLLSITIGKAPNPTAQISGVVKDGVTFLVMDDLVIQPVTSVIEVVKEFNIQENAALKEMVVELGLDEGIKLVYANKNGFDKCFHQEQVLICHQYLDLRLSFSLAIQV; from the exons ATGACTTCACCACCTTCTTCCTCTCACTCCAAACTGACAATGAAGCTTCTCGTCGACACTAAAAACAACAAAGTTCTGTTCGCTGAAGCATCCAAAACGGCTGTTGATTTTCTTCTCAACATTCTCTATTTGCCTTTGGCTACTGTTGCTACACTCTTGAAGGGAAATGGAATGCTCCCTGGCATAGGTAACGTCTATCGTAGTCTCCAAAACCTCCCTGAGAAATACATGCTACCGCAACATTCCGAGAAACGTCTCTTAAACCCTAACGTTAAGCTGTTTTCACCTGAAATGTCTGTCCTTCTTTCCATCACCATTGGCAAAGCACCGAACCCTACAGCGCAGATATCTGGTGTTGTGAAAGACGGTGTTACTTTTTTGGTGATGGATGATTTAGTAATTCAGCCTGTTACTTCGGTCATTGAGGTTGTTAAGGAGTTCAATATCCAAGAGAATGCTGCATTGAAGGAAATGGTGGTTGAATTGGGGCTCGATGAG GGTATCAAGTTGGTCTATGCAAACAAAAATGGTTTTGACAAGTGTTTTCATCAAGAACAAGTATTGATATGTCATCAATATCTTGATTTACGTTTAAGTTTCTCTCTTGCAATTCAAGTCTAG